The Danio rerio strain Tuebingen ecotype United States chromosome 1, GRCz12tu, whole genome shotgun sequence genome includes a region encoding these proteins:
- the wdr17 gene encoding WD repeat-containing protein 17 isoform X15, producing the protein MSQVKQVGLLAAGCQPWNKDVCAASGDRFAYCATLAIYVYQLDHRYNEFKLRAIMSEHKKTITAISWCPHNPEVFASASADNLLIIWNVAEQKAVARLDNTKGIPASLSWCWNAGDSVAFVSHRGPLYIWTVSGPDSGVTVHKEAHSFLSDICLFRWHPLKKGKVVFGHTDGSLSIFQPGSKHQKHVLRPESLEGTDEEDPITALEWDPLSTDYLLVANMHNGIRLLDSESLCCITTFSFPSAAASVQCLAWVPSAPGMFITGDSQVGVLRIWNVSRATPLDNFKLKKTGFHALHVLNSPPAKKSFSSNSPSKNHYTSSTSEAVPPPTLSQNQAFSLPPGHAVCCFMDGGVGLYDMGAKKWDFLRDLGHVETIFDCKFKPDDPNLLATASFDGTIKVWDINTLTAVYTSPGNEGVVYSLSWAPDLNCIAGATSRNGAFIWDVKKGKMITRFNEHGKNGIFCVAWSHKDSKRIATCSGDGFCIIRTIDGKVLHKYKHPAAVFGCDWSQNNKDMIATGCEDKNVRVYYLATSSDQPLKVFTGHTAKVFHVRWSPLREGILCSGSDDGTVRIWDYTQDACINVLSGHTAPVRGLMWNTEVPYLLTSGSWDYTIRVWDTRDGTCLDTVYDHGADVYGLTCHPSRPFTMASCSRDSTVRLWSLTPLIAPLVVNILTDHSWDDIIGNTDRAMVPGAPPLLCGKVSRDIKQELDKLSSDVRMKKLRWFSECFSPPGGSHNLWDLVAVINGQDDSLLPQYYGQGIMHMKHLVRFKTSEAQELTIVKMSKFGGGIGAPSKEERLKNAAEIHIRLGQIQRYCELMVELGEWEKALSVAPGVSMKYWKKLMQRRADQLMQEGNDDVIPYCIATGEVKKLVNFFTSRGQLKEAVLVAQGACEGNIHVPQITSINHAANSDNDNIEKYCGMLHRVCKELAEWYFQDGCAVLAGCCHLAVDNTELALASLIRGNELELAVCVGTVLGESASKATHYVLELLARKYMTTATWDLAARLLQMIPDNEILLAKLCAFYPGSSAEINDLHEKCGLPSLEECKELAESAQSEGEIFQAVKYYLLSPEPEKALPIGITYVKEQLSSPDWVVDSVYQILDLLSYIRTDRLILPKCSEERNELLILCGYIGALLAIGRQYSSIVPALYEYTSQLLKRREVAVPLQIEQLSVELEAWRACTQSLKVADDSLYTSPSEAQKTEYSQILSRIREEPIKGLEGPDYVTGSNLPSHSDVQISCFTGLRIQGPAFFLEDGKSAISLNDALMWAKVNPFSPLGTGVRLNPF; encoded by the exons ATGTCTCAGGTGAAGCAGGTTGGCCTGTTGGCCGCTGGATGTCAGCCCTGGAATAAAGACGTGTGTGCTGCCAGTGGGGATAGATTTGCATATTGTGCCACGCTCGCCATATATGTGTACCAA CTTGATCACAGATATAACGAGTTTAAGCTGCGAGCGATCATGTCCGAACACAAGAAGACAATCACAGCTATATCGTGGTGTCCACACAACCCTGAGGTGTTTGCCAGTGCCAGCGCTGATAACCTGCTCATCATCTGGAATGTGGCTGAGCAGAAGGCTGTCGCAAGGCTAGATAACACCAAAG GTATCCCAGCATCTCTAAGCTGGTGCTGGAACGCAGGCGACAGTGTTGCGTTCGTATCCCACCGGGGTCCTCTCTATATTTGGACAGTCTCGGGGCCAGACTCAGGAGTCACAGTGCACAAGGAGGCTCACAGTTTCCTCTCAGACATCTGCCTTTTCCGCTGGCATCCACTGAAGAAGGGGAAAGTAGTGTTTGGACACACTGATGGCAGTTTGTCTATCTTTCAACCAG GCTCAAAGCATCAGAAGCATGTACTGCGTCCAGAGTCATTGGAAGGCACAGATGAGGAGGATCCCATCACCGCTTTAGAGTGGGACCCTCTCAGCACAGACTACCTACTGGTTGCCAACATGCACAACGGCATCAGACTACTGGATTCTGAGTCTCTATGTTGCATCACAACCTTTAGTTTTCCCAGCGCTGCTGCATCAGTGCAGTGCCTGGCCTGGGTGCCCAGCGCCCCTGGCATGTTTATTACAGGGG ATTCTCAAGTTGGTGTGCTGAGAATATGGAACGTATCACGAGCGACTCCTCTGGATAACTTCAAACTGAAGAAAACTGGCTTCCACGCACTTCATGTTTTAAACTCCCCACCAGCAAagaaat CCTTTAGCTCGAATTCTCCTTCCAAGAATCACTACACCTCCTCCACTAGCGAGGCCGTGCCTCCACCCACTCTTTCCCAAAACCAGGCCTTCTCTCTCCCACCCGGTCACGCTGTCTGCTGTTTCATGGATGGAGGGGTTGGACTGTATGATATGGGCGCCAAAAAGTGGGACTTTCTACGTGATCTG GGTCACGTTGAAACTATCTTCGACTGTAAATTCAAGCCAGATGACCCAAACCTTCTAGCTACAGCTTCATTTGACGGGACGATAAAAGTCTGGGATATAAACACACTAACTGCTGTGTACACATCTCCAGGCAATGAGGGAGTAGTTTACTCTCTTTCCTGGGCCCCTG ACTTGAACTGCATAGCAGGAGCCACGTCACGGAATGGCGCCTTCATTTGGGATGTTAAAAAGGGGAAAATGATCACAAGATTTAATGAG CATGGGAAAAATGGGATCTTTTGTGTCGCTTGGAGCCATAAAGACTCCAAAAGAATAGCCACATGCAGCGGAGATGGATTTTG CATAATTCGCACCATTGATGGTAAAGTTTTGCACAAATATAAACACCCAGCAGCAGTTTTTGGCTGTGACTGGAGTCAAAACAACAA AGATATGATCGCCACTGGCTGTGAGGACAAGAATGTTCGAGTCTATTACTTGGCCACCAGTTCAGACCAGCCACTGAAAGTTTTTACAGGTCACACTGCCAAAGTGTTCCATGTGCGCTGGTCACCTCTCAGAGAGGGCATACTGTGCAGCGGCTCTGATGATGG GACTGTCCGTATCTGGGATTATACCCAAGACGCTTGCATTAACGTGCTAAGTGGTCACACCGCTCCAGTGCGGGGTCTTATGTGGAACACAGAGGTGCCGTATCTTTTGACCTCAGGGAGCTGGGACTACACCATTCGTGTCTGGGACACCAGAGACGGCACCTGTCTAGACACTGTTTATGACCATGGAGCTGACGTCTACG GTCTGACATGTCACCCCAGTCGTCCATTCACCATGGCTTCCTGCTCCAGAGACTCCACGGTCAGACTTTGGTCACTCACTCCTCTAATCGCTCCCTTAGTAGTCAACATCCTCACTGACCACAGCTGGGACGACATTATTGGCAACACAG ATCGTGCTATGGTTCCCGGGGCTCCTCCTTTGTTGTGTGGAAAGGTTTCCCGAGATATCAAACAGGAACTAGATAAACTCTCAAGTGACGTGCGCATGAAGAAGCTGCGGTGGTTCTCCGAGTGTTTCTCC CCACCAGGAGGGAGTCATAACCTGTGGGATCTGGTTGCTGTAATCAACGGACAGGATGATAGTCTTCTTCCGCAGTACTATGGGCAGGGCATCATGCATATGAAACACTTGGTCCGCTTTAAAACT TCTGAAGCACAAGAGCTGACCATTGTAAAGATGTCAAAGTTCGGGGGAGGTATTGGAGCACCGAGTAAAGAGGAAAGGCTCAAGAATGCAGCTGAAATCCATATCAGACTGGGTCAAATCCAGAGATACTGTGAGCTCATGGTGGAACTGGGAGAG tggGAGAAGGCTCTATCCGTGGCCCCTGGTGTTTCCATGAAATACTGGAAAAAGCTCATGCAAAG GAGAGCAGATCAGCTCATGCAAGAGGGCAATGATGATGTCATCCCGTACTGCATCGCCACCGGTGAGGTAAAGAAGCTGGTAAATTTCTTCACCTCCAGAGGTCAGCTGAAGGAAGCTGTGCTTGTGGCTCAG GGTGCCTGTGAAGGGAATATCCATGTCCCTCAGATAACATCAATAAACCATGCAGCAAACTCAGACAATGACAACATAGAAAAGTACTGTGG GATGTTGCACAGAGTGTGTAAAGAGCTGGCAGAGTGGTATTTTCAAGATGGCTGTGCTGTGCTGGCAGGTTGCTGTCACCTAGCTGTAGACAACACAGAA CTGGCCCTGGCGTCTCTGATCCGAGGCAATGAGCTGGAGCTGGCGGTGTGTGTGGGCACAGTCCTGGGAGAATCAGCCAGTAAAGCCACCCACTACGTTCTGGAGCTTTTGGCCAGAAAATACATGACCACTGCCACCTG GGATCTTGCAGCCAGATTACTCCAGATGATCCCTGATAATGAGATCTTGTTAGCCAAACTGTGTGCCTTCTACCCTGGCAGCTCTGCCGAAATCAACGACCTGCATGAAAAG tgTGGTCTACCAAGTTTAGAGGAATGTAAAGAGCTTGCTGAAAGTGCACAATCTGAGGGAGAAATCTTCCAGGCAGTAAAGTATTACCTACTAAGCCCAGAACCAGAGAAGGCTCTTCCAATAGGGATCACCTATGTCAAAG AGCAGCTGAGCTCTCCTGACTGGGTGGTGGACTCTGTTTACCAAATCTTAGACCTGTTGAGCTACATCAGAACAGACCGACTTATTCTACCAAAGTGTAGTGA AGAGCGCAACGAGCTGCTTATTCTCTGCGGGTATATTGGTGCACTGTTAGCCATTGGGAGACAGTATTCGAGTATAGTGCCAGCACTGTATGAATACACAAG TCAGCTGCTGAAGAGGAGAGAAGTAGCTGTGCCTTTGCAGATAGAGCAGTTGTCTGTAGAGTTGGAGGCCTGGAGAGCCTGTACACAATCCCTCAA AGTGGCAGATGACAGTTTGTATACTTCACCATCTGAGGCCCAGAAGACAGAGTATAGCCAAATATTGAGTCGAATAAGAGAAGAGCCCATCAAGGGTCTTGAGGGTCCAGACTATGTGACTGGCTCCAACTTACCCAGTCATTCTGATGTCCAGATTTCCTGCTTCACTGGCCTCAGGATACAG GGACCAGCGTTCTTCCTGGAAGACGGCAAATCTGCTATTTCACTCAACGATGCCTTGATGTGGGCAAAAGTGAACCCTTTCTCTCCACTGGGGACGGGCGTACGCCTCAACCCCTTCTGA
- the wdr17 gene encoding WD repeat-containing protein 17 isoform X9 produces the protein MSQVKQVGLLAAGCQPWNKDVCAASGDRFAYCATLAIYVYQLDHRYNEFKLRAIMSEHKKTITAISWCPHNPEVFASASADNLLIIWNVAEQKAVARLDNTKGIPASLSWCWNAGDSVAFVSHRGPLYIWTVSGPDSGVTVHKEAHSFLSDICLFRWHPLKKGKVVFGHTDGSLSIFQPGSKHQKHVLRPESLEGTDEEDPITALEWDPLSTDYLLVANMHNGIRLLDSESLCCITTFSFPSAAASVQCLAWVPSAPGMFITGDSQVGVLRIWNVSRATPLDNFKLKKTGFHALHVLNSPPAKKSFSSNSPSKNHYTSSTSEAVPPPTLSQNQAFSLPPGHAVCCFMDGGVGLYDMGAKKWDFLRDLGHVETIFDCKFKPDDPNLLATASFDGTIKVWDINTLTAVYTSPGNEGVVYSLSWAPGDLNCIAGATSRNGAFIWDVKKGKMITRFNELQHGKNGIFCVAWSHKDSKRIATCSGDGFCIIRTIDGKVLHKYKHPAAVFGCDWSQNNKDMIATGCEDKNVRVYYLATSSDQPLKVFTGHTAKVFHVRWSPLREGILCSGSDDGTVRIWDYTQDACINVLSGHTAPVRGLMWNTEVPYLLTSGSWDYTIRVWDTRDGTCLDTVYDHGADVYGLTCHPSRPFTMASCSRDSTVRLWSLTPLIAPLVVNILTDHSWDDIIGNTDRAMVPGAPPLLCGKVSRDIKQELDKLSSDVRMKKLRWFSECFSPPGGSHNLWDLVAVINGQDDSLLPQYYGQGIMHMKHLVRFKTSEAQELTIVKMSKFGGGIGAPSKEERLKNAAEIHIRLGQIQRYCELMVELGEWEKALSVAPGVSMKYWKKLMQRRADQLMQEGNDDVIPYCIATGEVKKLVNFFTSRGQLKEAVLVAQGACEGNIHVPQITSINHAANSDNDNIEKYCGMLHRVCKELAEWYFQDGCAVLAGCCHLAVDNTELALASLIRGNELELAVCVGTVLGESASKATHYVLELLARKYMTTATCFPSVAHRDLAARLLQMIPDNEILLAKLCAFYPGSSAEINDLHEKCGLPSLEECKELAESAQSEGEIFQAVKYYLLSPEPEKALPIGITYVKEQLSSPDWVVDSVYQILDLLSYIRTDRLILPKCSEERNELLILCGYIGALLAIGRQYSSIVPALYEYTSQLLKRREVAVPLQIEQLSVELEAWRACTQSLKVADDSLYTSPSEAQKTEYSQILSRIREEPIKGLEGPDYVTGSNLPSHSDVQISCFTGLRIQGPAFFLEDGKSAISLNDALMWAKVNPFSPLGTGVRLNPF, from the exons ATGTCTCAGGTGAAGCAGGTTGGCCTGTTGGCCGCTGGATGTCAGCCCTGGAATAAAGACGTGTGTGCTGCCAGTGGGGATAGATTTGCATATTGTGCCACGCTCGCCATATATGTGTACCAA CTTGATCACAGATATAACGAGTTTAAGCTGCGAGCGATCATGTCCGAACACAAGAAGACAATCACAGCTATATCGTGGTGTCCACACAACCCTGAGGTGTTTGCCAGTGCCAGCGCTGATAACCTGCTCATCATCTGGAATGTGGCTGAGCAGAAGGCTGTCGCAAGGCTAGATAACACCAAAG GTATCCCAGCATCTCTAAGCTGGTGCTGGAACGCAGGCGACAGTGTTGCGTTCGTATCCCACCGGGGTCCTCTCTATATTTGGACAGTCTCGGGGCCAGACTCAGGAGTCACAGTGCACAAGGAGGCTCACAGTTTCCTCTCAGACATCTGCCTTTTCCGCTGGCATCCACTGAAGAAGGGGAAAGTAGTGTTTGGACACACTGATGGCAGTTTGTCTATCTTTCAACCAG GCTCAAAGCATCAGAAGCATGTACTGCGTCCAGAGTCATTGGAAGGCACAGATGAGGAGGATCCCATCACCGCTTTAGAGTGGGACCCTCTCAGCACAGACTACCTACTGGTTGCCAACATGCACAACGGCATCAGACTACTGGATTCTGAGTCTCTATGTTGCATCACAACCTTTAGTTTTCCCAGCGCTGCTGCATCAGTGCAGTGCCTGGCCTGGGTGCCCAGCGCCCCTGGCATGTTTATTACAGGGG ATTCTCAAGTTGGTGTGCTGAGAATATGGAACGTATCACGAGCGACTCCTCTGGATAACTTCAAACTGAAGAAAACTGGCTTCCACGCACTTCATGTTTTAAACTCCCCACCAGCAAagaaat CCTTTAGCTCGAATTCTCCTTCCAAGAATCACTACACCTCCTCCACTAGCGAGGCCGTGCCTCCACCCACTCTTTCCCAAAACCAGGCCTTCTCTCTCCCACCCGGTCACGCTGTCTGCTGTTTCATGGATGGAGGGGTTGGACTGTATGATATGGGCGCCAAAAAGTGGGACTTTCTACGTGATCTG GGTCACGTTGAAACTATCTTCGACTGTAAATTCAAGCCAGATGACCCAAACCTTCTAGCTACAGCTTCATTTGACGGGACGATAAAAGTCTGGGATATAAACACACTAACTGCTGTGTACACATCTCCAGGCAATGAGGGAGTAGTTTACTCTCTTTCCTGGGCCCCTG GAGACTTGAACTGCATAGCAGGAGCCACGTCACGGAATGGCGCCTTCATTTGGGATGTTAAAAAGGGGAAAATGATCACAAGATTTAATGAG TTGCAGCATGGGAAAAATGGGATCTTTTGTGTCGCTTGGAGCCATAAAGACTCCAAAAGAATAGCCACATGCAGCGGAGATGGATTTTG CATAATTCGCACCATTGATGGTAAAGTTTTGCACAAATATAAACACCCAGCAGCAGTTTTTGGCTGTGACTGGAGTCAAAACAACAA AGATATGATCGCCACTGGCTGTGAGGACAAGAATGTTCGAGTCTATTACTTGGCCACCAGTTCAGACCAGCCACTGAAAGTTTTTACAGGTCACACTGCCAAAGTGTTCCATGTGCGCTGGTCACCTCTCAGAGAGGGCATACTGTGCAGCGGCTCTGATGATGG GACTGTCCGTATCTGGGATTATACCCAAGACGCTTGCATTAACGTGCTAAGTGGTCACACCGCTCCAGTGCGGGGTCTTATGTGGAACACAGAGGTGCCGTATCTTTTGACCTCAGGGAGCTGGGACTACACCATTCGTGTCTGGGACACCAGAGACGGCACCTGTCTAGACACTGTTTATGACCATGGAGCTGACGTCTACG GTCTGACATGTCACCCCAGTCGTCCATTCACCATGGCTTCCTGCTCCAGAGACTCCACGGTCAGACTTTGGTCACTCACTCCTCTAATCGCTCCCTTAGTAGTCAACATCCTCACTGACCACAGCTGGGACGACATTATTGGCAACACAG ATCGTGCTATGGTTCCCGGGGCTCCTCCTTTGTTGTGTGGAAAGGTTTCCCGAGATATCAAACAGGAACTAGATAAACTCTCAAGTGACGTGCGCATGAAGAAGCTGCGGTGGTTCTCCGAGTGTTTCTCC CCACCAGGAGGGAGTCATAACCTGTGGGATCTGGTTGCTGTAATCAACGGACAGGATGATAGTCTTCTTCCGCAGTACTATGGGCAGGGCATCATGCATATGAAACACTTGGTCCGCTTTAAAACT TCTGAAGCACAAGAGCTGACCATTGTAAAGATGTCAAAGTTCGGGGGAGGTATTGGAGCACCGAGTAAAGAGGAAAGGCTCAAGAATGCAGCTGAAATCCATATCAGACTGGGTCAAATCCAGAGATACTGTGAGCTCATGGTGGAACTGGGAGAG tggGAGAAGGCTCTATCCGTGGCCCCTGGTGTTTCCATGAAATACTGGAAAAAGCTCATGCAAAG GAGAGCAGATCAGCTCATGCAAGAGGGCAATGATGATGTCATCCCGTACTGCATCGCCACCGGTGAGGTAAAGAAGCTGGTAAATTTCTTCACCTCCAGAGGTCAGCTGAAGGAAGCTGTGCTTGTGGCTCAG GGTGCCTGTGAAGGGAATATCCATGTCCCTCAGATAACATCAATAAACCATGCAGCAAACTCAGACAATGACAACATAGAAAAGTACTGTGG GATGTTGCACAGAGTGTGTAAAGAGCTGGCAGAGTGGTATTTTCAAGATGGCTGTGCTGTGCTGGCAGGTTGCTGTCACCTAGCTGTAGACAACACAGAA CTGGCCCTGGCGTCTCTGATCCGAGGCAATGAGCTGGAGCTGGCGGTGTGTGTGGGCACAGTCCTGGGAGAATCAGCCAGTAAAGCCACCCACTACGTTCTGGAGCTTTTGGCCAGAAAATACATGACCACTGCCACCTG CTTTCCATCTGTGGCACACAG GGATCTTGCAGCCAGATTACTCCAGATGATCCCTGATAATGAGATCTTGTTAGCCAAACTGTGTGCCTTCTACCCTGGCAGCTCTGCCGAAATCAACGACCTGCATGAAAAG tgTGGTCTACCAAGTTTAGAGGAATGTAAAGAGCTTGCTGAAAGTGCACAATCTGAGGGAGAAATCTTCCAGGCAGTAAAGTATTACCTACTAAGCCCAGAACCAGAGAAGGCTCTTCCAATAGGGATCACCTATGTCAAAG AGCAGCTGAGCTCTCCTGACTGGGTGGTGGACTCTGTTTACCAAATCTTAGACCTGTTGAGCTACATCAGAACAGACCGACTTATTCTACCAAAGTGTAGTGA AGAGCGCAACGAGCTGCTTATTCTCTGCGGGTATATTGGTGCACTGTTAGCCATTGGGAGACAGTATTCGAGTATAGTGCCAGCACTGTATGAATACACAAG TCAGCTGCTGAAGAGGAGAGAAGTAGCTGTGCCTTTGCAGATAGAGCAGTTGTCTGTAGAGTTGGAGGCCTGGAGAGCCTGTACACAATCCCTCAA AGTGGCAGATGACAGTTTGTATACTTCACCATCTGAGGCCCAGAAGACAGAGTATAGCCAAATATTGAGTCGAATAAGAGAAGAGCCCATCAAGGGTCTTGAGGGTCCAGACTATGTGACTGGCTCCAACTTACCCAGTCATTCTGATGTCCAGATTTCCTGCTTCACTGGCCTCAGGATACAG GGACCAGCGTTCTTCCTGGAAGACGGCAAATCTGCTATTTCACTCAACGATGCCTTGATGTGGGCAAAAGTGAACCCTTTCTCTCCACTGGGGACGGGCGTACGCCTCAACCCCTTCTGA